CAATAAATTGAGGGTTTTCGACCGCTTTCCCGATTTTCTCGCACTGATCCTCAACCTTGACGAAGGCTTGGCTGGAAAGCCCTTGTTCTCGCCGGAAAACCCGCTAAAGTCCGCCGCGTGAAAACCAACCTTGCTGTCAGCGTGCGAACTTTGCTCGCGGCGTTTTGCTTCCTTCTACTCTCAACCGAAGCCACGATCGCCGCCGACGGTCCGGCCGGCGTTGGCCTCAAGGTGTTTGCCGAAGGGTTCACTTCTCCGACGACATTGATCCCACTGGAGGATGGTTCGGGACGATTGCTTGTCGCCGACCAGATCGGCGTGATTTCTGTGCTGTCGAAGGACGGCGTGAAAGCGGACCAGCCCTTTCTCGACGTGCGAAGCAGGATGACCAAACTCAACGACGGTTTTGACGAACGGGGACTGCTTGGCCTCGCGCTGCACCCGCGCTTCAAAGAGAATCACAAGGTCTATCTGACTTACAGCGCCCCGCTGCGTCCGAGTGCACCGCAGGATTGGTTCAAGGCTCCTGATTTCAAGGCGTCGGACACCTCGACGCTTCGCGTTTCGGAATTCAAAGTGTCGGAGAATGACCCTGGTCGGGTGGATCCCGCGTCCGAACGCGTGCTGCTCGAGATCGACAAGCCTTACATGAACCATAACGCCGGCTGCATCGCGTTCGGGCCGGATGGATTCCTTTACATCTCGGTCGGCGACGGGGGGAACGCGAATGACGAAGGCCGCGGCCATTCGCCGCAGGGCAACGGCCAGGACACCACCGTGTTGCTTGGCAAAATCCTGCGCATTGACGTGGACAAGGGCAATCCTTACGCGATTCCGTCGGACAACCCGTTCGCCGACGGCAAAAAAGGTCGGCCTGAAATTTTTGCCTACGGCATCCGCAACTCGTGGCGCATCTCTTTCGACCGCGCCGGCGACCACGAACTGTTCGGCGGGGAAGTGGGCCAGACCATGTTCGAGGAGGTGAACATCATCCGGCGCGGAGGCAATTACGGCTGGAACATTCGCGAGGGGTTTCATTGCTTCAACCGGAAGGACCCGTTACACCCACTCGAAGACTGCCCGAAGGTCGGCGCGATGGGCGAGCCGTTGCTCGACCCCATCCTCGAATACAAGAACATCAACGGACACCGCAAGGATCCGGAAGCGCGGGGCATCAGCATCACCGGCGGCTATGTGTACCGCGGCAAGGCCCTGCCCCAGCTTGACGGGAAATACGTTTTCGGGGACTGGTCGCACAACTTCGTTCTTCCCGACGGAACCCTGTTTGTCGCGACCCGGCCGGCTTCGTCCGCCGAAACAAAGTGGACCATGGCACCACTCGAACTCGTCGCGCCGAAAAAGGTCGGAGCGTTCATCGTCGCGTTCGGGCAGGATGCCGACGGCGAGCTTTACGTGCTGACCAACGGCCGCAACGGCCTTACCGGCACAACTGGAAAGATCTTCAAACTTGTGCCGATGTAAACTCAAACCAAACCCCGGCCAT
This DNA window, taken from Candidatus Angelobacter sp., encodes the following:
- a CDS encoding PQQ-dependent sugar dehydrogenase: MKTNLAVSVRTLLAAFCFLLLSTEATIAADGPAGVGLKVFAEGFTSPTTLIPLEDGSGRLLVADQIGVISVLSKDGVKADQPFLDVRSRMTKLNDGFDERGLLGLALHPRFKENHKVYLTYSAPLRPSAPQDWFKAPDFKASDTSTLRVSEFKVSENDPGRVDPASERVLLEIDKPYMNHNAGCIAFGPDGFLYISVGDGGNANDEGRGHSPQGNGQDTTVLLGKILRIDVDKGNPYAIPSDNPFADGKKGRPEIFAYGIRNSWRISFDRAGDHELFGGEVGQTMFEEVNIIRRGGNYGWNIREGFHCFNRKDPLHPLEDCPKVGAMGEPLLDPILEYKNINGHRKDPEARGISITGGYVYRGKALPQLDGKYVFGDWSHNFVLPDGTLFVATRPASSAETKWTMAPLELVAPKKVGAFIVAFGQDADGELYVLTNGRNGLTGTTGKIFKLVPM